From Candidatus Eisenbacteria bacterium, the proteins below share one genomic window:
- a CDS encoding short-chain fatty acid transporter, which yields MAIHTAFARAATRLTDWTQRWVPGTFTIAWLLTLIVLLLGVTAGHASFLTCVSAWGDGFWELLPFSMQMCLIMFTGSIVAVSPPVGRALAWLASRPRTPRQSILLVALGSMMLALVHWGISIVGSAVLVRELGRRRAGVDYRLLLAAAYLGMGTTWHAGLSASAPLLVATPGHFLESEIGIIPVSETIFAPFNLILVALVVLLFSIVTPLLHPAPAETVEATPAQLESIHMFRPPRPPTAVERPAPATRLEYSRWVNLTFGALALVWVVDYVFMRPQHAVTLNALNFVMLGLAVALHPSAASLVGAAEEASGLVFGIILQFPLYAGMYGIIRETHLAEALAGVFVAGATARTYPLIVYWYSGIVNYFVPSGGSKWAIEAPYILSAGQTLGVPAAKVVTAYAWGDMMTDIIQPFWAIPLLAAAKLDFREILGFCLILFCVYAPLVSLAFLLFPR from the coding sequence ATGGCGATTCACACCGCATTCGCGCGCGCGGCGACCCGGCTCACGGACTGGACCCAGCGGTGGGTTCCCGGAACCTTCACGATCGCCTGGCTCCTTACGCTCATCGTCCTGCTCCTCGGGGTCACGGCGGGACACGCCTCCTTCCTCACGTGCGTCTCGGCGTGGGGGGACGGTTTCTGGGAGCTGCTCCCCTTTTCCATGCAGATGTGCCTCATCATGTTCACGGGGAGCATCGTCGCGGTGTCGCCCCCGGTCGGACGCGCCCTCGCGTGGCTTGCTTCTCGGCCCCGAACCCCGCGCCAGTCCATCCTGTTGGTGGCGCTCGGTTCGATGATGCTGGCGCTGGTTCATTGGGGGATCAGCATCGTGGGAAGCGCCGTCTTGGTCCGCGAGCTGGGGCGGCGAAGGGCGGGAGTCGATTACCGGCTCCTCCTCGCGGCCGCCTACCTCGGCATGGGCACGACGTGGCACGCCGGGCTCTCCGCCTCCGCCCCCCTTCTCGTCGCCACCCCGGGGCACTTCCTCGAATCGGAAATAGGAATCATCCCGGTTTCCGAGACCATCTTCGCGCCCTTCAATCTCATCCTGGTCGCGCTCGTGGTGCTGCTCTTCTCGATCGTCACGCCCCTCCTGCATCCCGCCCCCGCGGAGACCGTCGAGGCGACGCCTGCCCAGCTCGAGTCGATCCACATGTTCCGGCCGCCCCGTCCCCCGACGGCGGTGGAACGACCGGCGCCTGCGACCCGGCTCGAGTACTCGAGATGGGTGAACCTCACCTTCGGCGCGCTCGCCCTCGTCTGGGTCGTGGATTACGTCTTCATGAGGCCGCAGCACGCGGTCACGCTGAACGCGCTCAACTTCGTCATGCTGGGCCTCGCGGTCGCGCTCCATCCTTCCGCCGCCTCGCTCGTAGGGGCCGCGGAGGAGGCGAGCGGGCTCGTTTTCGGAATCATCTTGCAGTTCCCTCTCTACGCGGGGATGTATGGCATCATCCGCGAGACCCACCTCGCCGAGGCGCTGGCCGGCGTCTTTGTCGCGGGCGCGACGGCGCGCACGTATCCCCTGATCGTCTACTGGTACTCGGGAATCGTGAACTATTTCGTGCCCTCGGGAGGCTCCAAGTGGGCGATCGAAGCGCCCTACATCCTCTCCGCGGGCCAAACGCTCGGCGTGCCGGCGGCCAAGGTCGTGACCGCCTACGCCTGGGGCGACATGATGACCGACATCATCCAGCCTTTCTGGGCGATCCCGCTCCTCGCCGCGGCGAAGCTGGACTTCCGTGAGATTCTCGGGTTCTGCTTGATCCTCTTCTGCGTCTACGCGCCGCTTGTCTCGCTCGCCTTCTTGTTGTTCCCCCGATGA
- a CDS encoding histone deacetylase yields the protein MSAPAVVHSNGYFADIGGHVFPTRKFRLVREEIVRRGLLADSEVLEPGRASLEQVLRVHDRAYVDKLVQGRLSVLEEAILELPYSKQLVEASFLCAGGSILAGREALARGGVGINLGGGFHHAFPDHGEGFCVFNDIAIAIRALQHEGLIRRAAVIDLDVHQGNGTAAIFRDDPSVFTFSMHEEQNYPAVKPPSDLDIGLDTGTGGAEYLAALERHAPAILDRHRPDLVAYVAGADPFEEDQLGRLKLSREDLRRRDHIVFGACASRGIPAAAFLAGGYAMRVEDTVGIHGDMIAGAFAITGA from the coding sequence GTGTCCGCGCCGGCGGTCGTCCATTCCAACGGTTATTTCGCGGACATCGGCGGGCACGTCTTCCCGACCCGGAAATTCCGCCTCGTTCGCGAGGAAATCGTGCGGCGAGGGCTTCTCGCCGACTCCGAGGTCCTCGAGCCGGGACGCGCGAGCCTCGAGCAAGTGCTTCGCGTGCACGATCGCGCCTACGTGGACAAGCTCGTCCAGGGGCGGCTCTCCGTGCTCGAGGAGGCGATCTTGGAGCTTCCCTACTCGAAGCAGCTCGTCGAGGCCTCCTTCCTGTGCGCGGGGGGCAGCATCCTTGCCGGGCGGGAGGCGCTCGCGCGCGGCGGCGTCGGGATCAACCTGGGCGGCGGGTTCCATCACGCGTTTCCGGATCACGGCGAAGGTTTTTGCGTTTTCAACGACATCGCGATTGCGATCCGCGCGCTTCAGCACGAGGGGCTGATCCGCCGGGCGGCCGTGATCGACTTGGACGTCCACCAGGGGAACGGCACGGCCGCTATTTTCCGCGACGATCCCAGTGTCTTCACGTTCTCGATGCACGAGGAACAGAACTACCCGGCGGTCAAGCCGCCGAGCGATCTCGACATCGGACTGGATACCGGCACGGGCGGCGCGGAGTACCTTGCCGCGCTCGAGCGTCATGCGCCCGCGATATTGGACCGGCACCGCCCGGATCTCGTCGCCTACGTCGCGGGAGCGGACCCCTTCGAGGAGGACCAGCTCGGCCGATTGAAGTTGAGCCGCGAAGACCTGCGCCGGCGAGACCACATCGTGTTCGGAGCGTGCGCCTCGCGCGGCATCCCGGCGGCCGCGTTCCTGGCGGGCGGATACGCGATGAGGGTGGAGGACACGGTCGGCATCCACGGGGACATGATCGCGGGGGCGTTCGCGATAACCGGGGCTTGA